The Dysidea avara chromosome 13, odDysAvar1.4, whole genome shotgun sequence genome includes a region encoding these proteins:
- the LOC136243637 gene encoding CD151 antigen-like, with protein MRLPGSCVRAASFATLTISTLLSTISSLVIGILLLTDYDDYEDLSSGGTYAKAVAWVLIVNSIVSFVGGIIGCFGLRLANRCLLSLYTLLGIVVVILEIAPSTLYFVASQNEHEMLGGHIHHELYTAVIEFDAHSEQDATNLVNKLQIEEACCGIDGYKDWRRYDTSWSNETPDMSIVVPRSCCQAQARNGESCNIEGTELEINRGGCFKKLLDRHQHLAELTLGFCIASVIFEVLSRLFSFKTLYILWYIERRQGYRVV; from the exons ATGAGGCTTCCCGGAAGCTGTGTTCGCGCTGCATCCTTTGCCACTCTGACGATCAGTACACTG TTATCTACGATATCATCCTTGGTGATCGGGATACTCTTACTGACTGATTATGATGACTACGAAGATTTGTCATCAGGTGGTACATATGCTAAGGCAGTAGCTTGGGTCCTTATCGTCAACAGTATTGTATCATTTGTTGGTGGAATCATCGGTTGTTTTGGATTACGACTTGCCAACCGCTGTTTATTGTCactg TACACACTTCTTGGAATTGTGGTTGTCATTCTAGAAATTGCCCCCTCCACTTTATACTTTGTGGCCTCCCAGAATGAACATGAAATG CTTGGAGGTCATATACATCATGAACTATATACAGCCGTGATCGAGTTTGACGCTCATTCAGAACAGGATGCTACAAATCTTGTGAATAAACTACAAATTGAA GAGGCATGCTGTGGTATTGATGGCTATAAGGATTGGAGACGTTATGACACATCTTGGAGTAATGAAACACCAGACATGTCGATAGTTGTTCCACGGTCATGTTGTCAGGCTCAAGCCAGGAATGGAGAGTCATGCAATATAGAAGGGACGGAATTAGAAATCAACCGAGGA GGCTGTTTCAAGAAACTACTAGACAGGCACCAACATCTTGCTGAATTAACTTTAGGATTTTGCATAGCAAGTGTTATATTTGAG GTGCTGTCAAGACTGTTTTCCTTCAAAACACTGTACATATTGTGGTATATTGAAAGAAGACAAGGATATAGGGTTGTATAA